One Gammaproteobacteria bacterium genomic window carries:
- a CDS encoding SpoIIE family protein phosphatase, producing the protein MPASSLSASVGNEISRDSLVKILEIMHRLAAPEAMPELLREIIAVGKVAIVAEAGVLWLLERQSGELVRVVPPAKEPRRLKAGEGWAGACAASREISNLHDCRDDELFASYPEQVAGFETRSLLNVPILGQDGVVLGVMQWLGKEVGQFDEHDEWIGPALAAEAAVAIQHSYMTDQLLANAILEQEVAVAREIQMSTLPDEMPEVSGYDLTGCFLPTDHTGGDLYDLVVLDDKLFMLLGDATGHGFGPALSATQMQAMLRVAFRLGANLDQAYVQVNNQLNEDLPDDRFITAFMGFLDPQTHEVEYHSGGQGPILHYHAAEGRCDLHKATSFPVGIMELDGTDSARKLHLGPGDILALISDGVYEYATSAGDEFGEDRVTGIIERFHDLPMAELAGRLVEAASEFGSGAAQADDITMVLVRRLPDQE; encoded by the coding sequence GTGCCTGCTAGCTCTCTTTCGGCATCGGTCGGCAACGAGATAAGCCGCGACTCGCTGGTGAAGATCCTCGAGATCATGCACCGGCTTGCGGCACCCGAAGCAATGCCAGAGTTGCTGCGCGAGATTATCGCGGTCGGCAAGGTCGCAATTGTGGCCGAGGCCGGGGTGCTGTGGCTGCTGGAGCGCCAGTCGGGCGAACTGGTGCGTGTCGTGCCACCGGCGAAGGAGCCGCGGCGGCTAAAAGCCGGTGAAGGATGGGCCGGTGCCTGTGCGGCCAGCCGGGAAATCTCCAACCTGCACGATTGCCGCGATGACGAATTGTTCGCCAGCTACCCGGAGCAGGTTGCGGGGTTTGAAACACGCTCACTGCTCAATGTCCCGATCCTGGGTCAGGATGGTGTGGTGCTGGGCGTAATGCAGTGGCTGGGAAAAGAAGTCGGGCAGTTTGACGAGCATGACGAGTGGATCGGTCCGGCGCTCGCAGCTGAAGCCGCTGTCGCCATCCAGCATTCGTACATGACCGACCAGTTACTGGCGAACGCCATTCTCGAGCAGGAAGTTGCTGTTGCGCGCGAGATCCAGATGAGCACGCTGCCTGACGAAATGCCAGAGGTGTCGGGCTATGACCTGACCGGTTGTTTTCTTCCTACCGATCACACCGGTGGTGACCTGTACGATCTCGTCGTGCTCGATGACAAATTGTTCATGTTGCTGGGCGATGCTACGGGACACGGCTTCGGCCCGGCATTGTCGGCAACACAGATGCAGGCGATGTTACGGGTGGCCTTTCGCCTGGGTGCAAATCTCGACCAGGCCTACGTGCAGGTTAACAACCAGCTCAACGAGGACCTGCCCGATGACCGGTTCATCACTGCGTTCATGGGGTTTCTTGATCCGCAGACGCACGAAGTCGAGTATCACTCCGGTGGCCAGGGCCCGATCCTTCATTACCACGCGGCGGAGGGGCGTTGCGACCTGCACAAGGCGACCAGCTTTCCGGTCGGCATCATGGAGCTGGATGGCACCGATAGCGCGCGAAAACTGCATCTTGGCCCCGGCGACATCCTGGCGCTGATATCAGACGGCGTTTATGAATATGCCACGTCCGCAGGCGATGAGTTTGGTGAGGATCGCGTCACCGGAATAATCGAGCGGTTTCACGATTTGCCGATGGCCGAGCTGGCCGGGCGGCTGGTGGAGGCGGCAAGCGAATTCGGCAGCGGTGCAGCGCAGGCCGACGACATTACCATGGTGCTGGTACGGCGCCTGCCAGATCAGGAGTAA
- a CDS encoding cytochrome c5 family protein produces the protein MIVLGALVAFTILVYILANSIHDRTQGRYIDENPLKADAVAQRLAPAAVEAVAGQPDPGAAVMPAPVRAVPAAPAATEPAPAAAPPDPQPAAAVAAADSGADGEKIYNSACMACHMLGVAGAPKFGDADAWTPRIARGIDTLYSNSINGYQGEAGVMPPKGGRLDLSDDEVKAAVDHMVGAVQ, from the coding sequence ATGATTGTGCTGGGCGCGCTGGTCGCCTTCACGATTTTGGTCTACATCCTTGCCAACTCGATTCACGATCGCACCCAGGGGCGTTACATCGATGAGAACCCCCTCAAAGCCGATGCGGTAGCCCAGCGTCTCGCGCCTGCCGCGGTCGAAGCGGTCGCCGGCCAGCCTGACCCGGGCGCTGCAGTCATGCCGGCACCGGTACGCGCCGTGCCGGCGGCACCAGCGGCTACCGAACCGGCGCCCGCAGCTGCGCCACCCGATCCGCAGCCTGCAGCGGCCGTCGCTGCAGCTGACTCGGGAGCCGATGGCGAAAAAATCTATAACTCAGCCTGCATGGCCTGCCATATGCTCGGCGTGGCCGGCGCACCAAAATTCGGTGATGCCGATGCCTGGACGCCACGTATTGCCAGGGGTATCGACACGCTGTACAGCAACTCGATCAACGGCTACCAGGGTGAGGCCGGCGTCATGCCGCCAAAAGGCGGCCGTCTCGATTTGAGCGATGACGAAGTCAAGGCGGCCGTTGACCACATGGTCGGCGCAGTTCAGTAG
- a CDS encoding YeeE/YedE family protein, with protein sequence MTRNFAAPLSGLVAGIIFGAGLGISEMANPEKVLAFLDVLGNWDPSLLFTMGGAVGVTFLGYRLVLHRGPVFEQQPHLPTKTDIDRQLLAGAAVFGIGWGLAGYCPGPAVTGLGSGVLEPVLFVAAMLVGSQVERLWLRRTPTPETS encoded by the coding sequence ATGACGCGCAATTTTGCCGCCCCGCTGTCGGGACTCGTTGCCGGCATCATCTTCGGGGCAGGGCTGGGAATATCCGAGATGGCCAACCCGGAAAAAGTACTGGCTTTCCTCGATGTGCTGGGAAACTGGGACCCGAGCCTGCTGTTTACGATGGGCGGTGCGGTCGGGGTCACTTTCCTCGGCTATCGGCTGGTCTTGCATCGCGGGCCGGTATTCGAACAGCAGCCCCACTTGCCGACAAAGACCGATATCGACCGTCAACTGCTGGCTGGCGCTGCGGTATTCGGCATCGGCTGGGGCCTGGCAGGTTACTGCCCGGGTCCTGCGGTCACCGGGCTGGGCAGCGGGGTGCTCGAGCCGGTGCTGTTCGTTGCCGCCATGCTGGTTGGCAGCCAGGTCGAACGGTTGTGGCTGCGCCGGACGCCGACGCCGGAAACCTCCTGA
- a CDS encoding YeeE/YedE family protein — protein sequence MTSFTPVAATIGGILIGVAAVLLMWLNGRIAGISGILYGVFTRDAAERNWRLLFVAGLVVGGILVQQFRGVPLITRVDYPLLLLLAAGFLVGVGTRLGSGCTSGHGVCGISRLSNRSIIATLTFIAFGMATATMVRLSGVLS from the coding sequence ATGACCTCTTTCACACCGGTTGCCGCGACCATCGGCGGCATTCTTATCGGCGTCGCGGCGGTACTGCTGATGTGGCTGAACGGCCGCATCGCCGGGATCAGCGGCATACTTTACGGCGTGTTCACGCGGGACGCGGCAGAACGAAACTGGCGCCTGCTGTTTGTTGCCGGACTGGTCGTCGGCGGTATCCTTGTGCAGCAATTCAGGGGGGTCCCGCTGATCACCCGAGTCGACTACCCGCTGTTGTTGTTACTGGCGGCCGGCTTTCTGGTCGGCGTCGGTACGCGGCTGGGCAGTGGCTGCACCAGCGGTCATGGCGTCTGCGGTATCAGCCGGCTATCGAATCGTTCGATAATCGCGACACTGACATTCATTGCATTCGGTATGGCAACGGCCACCATGGTTCGCCTGAGCGGGGTGTTGTCATGA